In one window of Demequina sp. NBRC 110054 DNA:
- a CDS encoding glycosyl hydrolase 53 family protein has product MTTRTRWRALVAAAALTAMAIGGGAAATVATAAEDDPVEAGITVPKVEGMGEDWINGVDVSSVLSLEESGVVFYDDEGHEADLFEVLADHGVNWVRVRVWNDPYDSEGNGYGGGNVDAARATEIAKRATDAGMRVLVNFHYSDFWAHPGQQQLPKAWKDLDSLDSWEGIDEAIWTSLDTVGRRAAVVEQYTADTLAGMVAEGVDVGMVQIGNENTWNSTEQIVELGGWDDFATIVAAGSSAVRATVPDAQVAVHFTNPERGQQYSYAQALEDRGVDYDVFLTSYYPFWHGTLENLTSTLDAIATDFDKDVAVAEVSWAYTLEDGDGHENTIRTSYDQYSISVQGQALAIRDVMQAVADVSDGRGLGTFYWEPAWLPVGDADDVAANKLLWEEFGSGWATSYAGEYDPDDAGLWYGGSSWDNQALFDFDGYPLESLSVYEYAVTGSVAPREVDSVESPSIAVSVGDAITLPSEVLVSFTDGTSESQTVTWGTDVSWMDGAGLYTATGETSGGYDVTATIEVLDPDAVGDNLVTNPGFEDGSTGWTGEGSGYTIGAWTDPHTGSASTHWWSGSAFSFQISQTLTDVPAGTYRLSAYVQGGDAGPDDTIVVSAQSGISTVTASATLEGYAVWQNPTTSLLSVSEGGTVDIWIDWDMSGGAWGTLDDVSFALGADLPDADLGTLEALVAQGEAVDRDGYSAVSLLALDRALSRAAFVLGSDAPSQESVDGAADQLQAALDGLVEGDGTIPDPTVAPVTLSFVEGDSIVLPDTVTVVAYDDSETTESVTWNDVLDLITSAGVYTVTGTTEGGWTATAEITVTAKDWIVNGGFEKGVSDVSPWSITAGLQSDDSWPDGAVSSSWVAEYSDIEGSYALNGWSDASAGPAFWLSASQEVAALPAGTYALSATSSGGNDNLGGAGETTWELGVWDGSTTSTVALALPGWPDHDTQSVQFTISEASTVSVWLSADIVSGDWTYVDDVSLVRVADGTVDTSALEAALASGEAIDTTAYTEDTAAALALALERGGIVLASSSTTQEAVDAAAADIDAAIAALELRPEAVIVIASTGSGEGGAFMPGDVVALEMSGLPDGDLEVGIASVYQRLAQITPVDGAAAVTVTIPADTEAGTHHLQVRDGEGAVLAAQEITVLAVEDGTAGTGDDATDDAAESSGSDDGSDAVAASDELAESASADEADALALTGFGLASLVALAIGLLGLGVALSMRVTRGQD; this is encoded by the coding sequence ATGACGACGCGCACCCGGTGGAGGGCCCTCGTGGCCGCCGCCGCACTGACGGCGATGGCGATCGGGGGCGGCGCGGCCGCGACCGTCGCCACCGCGGCCGAGGACGACCCCGTCGAGGCGGGGATCACCGTCCCGAAGGTCGAAGGGATGGGGGAGGACTGGATCAACGGCGTCGACGTGTCGTCGGTCCTCTCGCTCGAGGAGTCCGGAGTCGTCTTCTATGACGACGAGGGTCACGAGGCGGACCTGTTCGAGGTCCTCGCCGATCACGGCGTGAACTGGGTGCGCGTGCGCGTCTGGAACGACCCGTACGACTCCGAGGGCAACGGCTACGGCGGAGGCAACGTCGACGCGGCGCGCGCGACCGAGATCGCGAAGCGCGCCACCGACGCAGGCATGCGGGTCCTCGTGAACTTCCACTACTCCGACTTCTGGGCGCACCCTGGCCAGCAGCAGCTGCCCAAGGCGTGGAAGGACCTCGACTCGCTCGACTCGTGGGAGGGCATCGACGAGGCCATCTGGACCTCGCTCGACACGGTCGGCCGACGCGCCGCCGTGGTCGAGCAGTACACCGCGGACACGCTCGCGGGCATGGTCGCCGAGGGCGTCGACGTCGGCATGGTGCAGATCGGCAACGAGAACACCTGGAACTCGACCGAGCAGATCGTCGAGCTCGGCGGCTGGGACGACTTCGCGACGATCGTGGCCGCGGGCTCGAGCGCGGTGCGCGCGACCGTGCCCGACGCGCAGGTCGCCGTCCACTTCACGAACCCCGAGCGCGGGCAGCAGTACAGCTACGCGCAGGCGCTCGAGGACCGCGGCGTCGACTACGACGTGTTCCTCACCTCGTACTACCCGTTCTGGCACGGCACGCTCGAGAACCTCACGAGCACGCTCGACGCGATCGCGACCGACTTCGACAAGGACGTGGCCGTCGCCGAGGTGTCGTGGGCGTACACGCTCGAGGACGGCGACGGCCACGAGAACACGATCCGCACGTCCTACGACCAGTACTCGATCTCGGTGCAGGGCCAGGCGCTCGCGATCCGCGACGTCATGCAGGCCGTCGCCGACGTATCTGACGGCCGTGGCCTCGGCACCTTCTACTGGGAGCCGGCGTGGCTCCCGGTGGGCGACGCGGACGATGTGGCGGCCAACAAGCTCCTGTGGGAGGAGTTCGGCTCGGGCTGGGCGACCAGCTACGCGGGCGAGTACGACCCGGACGACGCCGGGCTCTGGTATGGCGGATCGTCGTGGGACAACCAGGCGCTGTTCGACTTCGACGGCTACCCGCTCGAGTCGCTGAGCGTGTACGAGTACGCGGTGACCGGCTCGGTCGCGCCGCGCGAGGTCGACTCGGTCGAGTCGCCGAGCATCGCGGTCTCGGTGGGCGACGCGATCACGCTGCCGAGCGAGGTCCTCGTCAGTTTCACCGACGGCACCTCCGAGTCGCAGACCGTCACGTGGGGCACCGACGTGTCGTGGATGGATGGCGCGGGCCTCTACACGGCCACGGGCGAGACCTCGGGCGGCTATGACGTGACCGCGACCATCGAGGTCCTCGACCCGGACGCGGTCGGGGACAACCTCGTCACCAACCCCGGCTTCGAGGACGGCAGCACCGGCTGGACCGGCGAGGGCAGCGGCTACACGATCGGCGCGTGGACCGACCCGCACACGGGCAGCGCGTCCACGCACTGGTGGAGCGGCAGCGCCTTCTCCTTCCAGATCTCCCAGACGCTCACGGACGTCCCTGCCGGCACGTACCGGCTCTCGGCATACGTCCAGGGCGGCGACGCCGGACCGGACGACACGATCGTCGTGAGCGCCCAGTCCGGGATCTCGACGGTCACCGCGTCGGCGACGCTCGAGGGCTACGCCGTGTGGCAGAACCCCACGACCTCGCTGCTCAGCGTGTCCGAGGGCGGGACCGTCGACATCTGGATCGACTGGGACATGAGCGGCGGTGCCTGGGGCACGCTCGACGACGTGTCGTTCGCGCTCGGCGCCGACCTTCCCGACGCCGACCTCGGCACGCTCGAGGCGCTCGTCGCGCAGGGTGAGGCCGTCGACCGCGACGGCTACTCGGCCGTCTCGCTCCTCGCGCTCGATCGTGCGCTGAGCCGGGCCGCGTTCGTGCTCGGCTCGGACGCCCCGAGCCAGGAGTCCGTCGACGGCGCGGCCGATCAGCTCCAGGCGGCCCTGGACGGGCTCGTCGAGGGTGACGGCACGATCCCCGACCCGACCGTCGCACCGGTGACGCTCTCGTTCGTGGAGGGCGACAGCATCGTCCTGCCGGACACGGTCACCGTCGTCGCCTACGACGACTCGGAGACCACCGAGTCCGTCACCTGGAACGACGTGCTCGACCTGATCACGTCCGCGGGCGTGTACACGGTCACCGGCACGACGGAGGGCGGCTGGACCGCGACGGCCGAGATCACGGTGACGGCCAAGGACTGGATCGTCAACGGCGGCTTCGAGAAGGGCGTCTCGGACGTCTCGCCGTGGTCCATCACCGCGGGCCTTCAGTCCGACGACAGCTGGCCCGACGGCGCGGTGTCGAGCTCGTGGGTCGCCGAGTACTCGGACATCGAGGGCTCCTACGCGCTCAACGGCTGGTCCGACGCGAGCGCCGGCCCCGCCTTCTGGCTGTCGGCGTCGCAGGAGGTGGCGGCGCTGCCCGCAGGAACCTACGCGCTGTCCGCGACCTCGTCCGGCGGCAACGACAACCTCGGCGGCGCGGGAGAGACCACCTGGGAGCTCGGCGTCTGGGACGGCTCCACGACGAGCACCGTCGCGCTCGCGTTGCCCGGCTGGCCCGACCACGACACGCAGTCGGTGCAGTTCACGATCTCGGAGGCCTCGACGGTCAGCGTGTGGCTCTCCGCCGACATCGTGAGCGGCGACTGGACCTACGTCGACGACGTGTCGCTGGTCCGGGTGGCCGACGGCACGGTGGACACCTCCGCTCTCGAGGCGGCCCTCGCCTCGGGGGAGGCGATCGACACCACCGCGTACACCGAGGACACGGCGGCGGCGCTCGCGCTCGCGCTCGAGCGGGGCGGCATCGTGCTCGCGTCCTCGTCGACCACGCAGGAGGCCGTCGACGCCGCGGCCGCCGACATCGACGCGGCCATCGCGGCACTCGAGCTCCGGCCCGAGGCGGTCATCGTGATCGCGAGCACCGGCTCGGGCGAGGGCGGCGCCTTCATGCCCGGTGACGTCGTGGCGCTCGAGATGTCGGGCCTTCCCGACGGCGACCTCGAGGTCGGCATCGCGAGCGTCTACCAGCGGCTCGCCCAGATCACGCCGGTGGACGGCGCGGCTGCGGTGACGGTGACGATCCCGGCCGACACCGAGGCCGGCACGCATCACCTCCAGGTGCGGGACGGCGAGGGCGCGGTGCTCGCGGCGCAGGAGATCACGGTCCTCGCGGTCGAGGACGGGACCGCCGGCACCGGCGACGACGCCACGGACGATGCGGCGGAGTCCTCAGGATCCGACGACGGCTCGGACGCCGTCGCCGCGTCGGACGAGCTCGCGGAATCGGCCTCGGCCGACGAGGCGGACGCTCTCGCCCTCACCGGGTTCGGGCTGGCCTCGCTCGTCGCGCTCGCGATCGGGCTGCTCGGCCTGGGCGTGGCGCTGTCGATGAGGGTGACGCGCGGGCAGGACTAG
- a CDS encoding sugar ABC transporter permease — translation MSAAHVVDEKRSTDARRRRWWVEVGWKYPFAALIIFYAAFPLVFVLSASFDEGGNLRGTERLFNSFTLDNFAGLSDTLFWTWVANTLIIGAAAAIGAVLMGAAAAYAFSRFRFKGRRTSLTGLLILQMFPQTVAFVAVFLLLLSLGEVVPALGINSKLALICVYLGTALGANTFLMYGFFNSIPTEMDEAAKIDGATHSQIYWQLIIPLVRPVLAVVGLLAFISAFGDFILAKIVLVSNENWTLAVGMYQWVSDQLTARWGIFSAGTVIAAVPVLILFLVLQRYIVGGLTAGSVKG, via the coding sequence ATGAGCGCAGCACACGTCGTGGACGAGAAGCGCAGCACCGACGCCCGTCGCCGTCGCTGGTGGGTCGAGGTCGGCTGGAAGTACCCGTTCGCCGCGCTCATCATCTTCTACGCGGCCTTCCCCCTGGTCTTCGTCCTGTCCGCCTCCTTCGACGAGGGCGGCAACCTGCGCGGCACCGAGCGGCTGTTCAACTCGTTCACGCTCGACAACTTCGCGGGCCTGAGCGACACGCTGTTCTGGACCTGGGTCGCCAACACCCTCATCATCGGTGCAGCCGCCGCGATCGGTGCGGTCCTCATGGGTGCAGCGGCGGCCTACGCGTTCTCGCGCTTCCGGTTCAAGGGGCGTCGCACGTCGCTCACAGGACTGTTGATCCTGCAGATGTTCCCGCAGACGGTGGCCTTCGTCGCAGTCTTCCTGCTGCTGCTGTCGCTCGGCGAAGTCGTGCCCGCGCTGGGCATCAACTCGAAGCTCGCGCTGATCTGCGTGTATCTCGGCACCGCGCTGGGAGCCAATACGTTCCTCATGTACGGCTTCTTCAACTCGATCCCGACCGAGATGGACGAGGCCGCCAAGATCGACGGCGCGACCCACTCGCAGATCTACTGGCAGCTCATCATCCCGCTCGTGCGGCCGGTGCTCGCGGTGGTCGGACTGCTGGCATTCATCTCCGCCTTCGGCGACTTCATCCTCGCGAAGATCGTGCTCGTCTCCAACGAGAACTGGACGCTCGCGGTCGGCATGTACCAGTGGGTCTCGGACCAGCTGACGGCGCGCTGGGGGATCTTCTCCGCGGGCACCGTGATCGCCGCGGTCCCCGTCCTGATCCTCTTCCTCGTGCTCCAGCGCTACATCGTCGGCGGCCTGACCGCGGGATCCGTGAAGGGCTGA
- a CDS encoding ABC transporter permease subunit has translation MSTETEVPAPPAESPARSWRGIGWGFIVKLMLMMLVNAVGLAIIMSAWGIEQWTILWVSVALLVAANWIYFAKRTLPLKYIFPGLVFLLVFQVFVMGYTAYVATTNYGAGHNVNMQQAVDAALIQDERQVEGSPSYPLAVVRDGDTLGFAVTIDGVVQVGTEEQPLAAVDGATADGSGMPTDIPGWEIVSVSELLGDQALAQQVTDIRVPVSDDADDGSLRTRNASTASIYKSTLVWDEETTTLTNTETGVVYTPNEYGTFVGDDGSELTVGFYVNIGLENFTKAVTDENYAGPLLKVTLWTFAFAFLTVASSFLLGLFFALVFNDDRIKGKKVLRTLFILPYAFPAFMSALLWRGMLNAEFGVINQWFFFGADINWLGDPWLARFAVLFVNLWLSYPYWFLVCTGALQSLPSETTEAAKIDGAGKWRMFRSITFPLLMVSTAPLAIASFAFNFNNFTIIYMLTNGGPRFTDASVPLGSTDLLISAIYQISGIAGGRADYGLASALSVVVFIVVGIVSAIAFRQTKKLEEIQ, from the coding sequence ATGTCCACCGAGACCGAGGTTCCGGCGCCTCCGGCCGAGTCTCCCGCCCGCAGCTGGAGGGGCATCGGCTGGGGCTTCATCGTCAAGCTGATGCTGATGATGCTCGTCAACGCCGTCGGGCTCGCGATCATCATGTCCGCGTGGGGGATCGAGCAGTGGACGATCCTGTGGGTCTCGGTCGCGCTGCTCGTGGCGGCGAACTGGATCTACTTCGCCAAGCGGACTCTTCCTCTCAAGTACATCTTCCCCGGGCTCGTCTTCCTCCTCGTCTTCCAGGTGTTCGTCATGGGCTACACGGCCTACGTGGCGACTACCAACTACGGTGCGGGTCACAACGTCAACATGCAGCAGGCGGTCGACGCCGCGCTCATCCAGGACGAGCGCCAGGTCGAGGGCTCGCCGAGCTACCCACTCGCGGTCGTGCGCGACGGCGACACGCTCGGCTTCGCGGTCACGATCGACGGCGTCGTGCAGGTCGGCACCGAGGAGCAGCCGCTCGCGGCGGTCGACGGTGCGACCGCCGATGGCTCCGGCATGCCGACCGACATCCCAGGCTGGGAGATCGTCTCGGTTTCCGAGCTCCTTGGCGACCAGGCGCTCGCGCAGCAGGTCACCGACATCAGGGTGCCGGTCTCCGACGACGCGGACGACGGCTCGCTCCGCACCCGCAACGCCTCGACCGCGTCGATCTACAAGTCGACGCTGGTGTGGGACGAGGAGACCACGACCCTCACCAACACCGAGACGGGCGTGGTCTACACCCCGAACGAGTACGGCACGTTCGTCGGCGACGACGGCTCCGAGCTCACCGTCGGCTTCTACGTCAACATCGGCCTCGAGAACTTCACCAAGGCGGTGACCGACGAGAACTACGCGGGACCGCTCCTCAAGGTCACGCTGTGGACCTTCGCGTTCGCCTTCCTCACCGTGGCCTCGAGCTTCCTGCTCGGCCTGTTCTTCGCGCTCGTCTTCAACGACGACCGCATCAAGGGCAAGAAGGTGCTGCGGACGCTCTTCATCCTCCCGTACGCGTTCCCCGCGTTCATGTCCGCGCTCCTGTGGCGAGGCATGCTCAACGCGGAGTTCGGCGTCATCAACCAATGGTTCTTCTTCGGGGCCGACATCAACTGGCTCGGCGATCCGTGGCTCGCGCGCTTCGCGGTGCTGTTCGTGAACCTGTGGCTGAGCTACCCGTACTGGTTCCTCGTCTGCACCGGCGCGCTGCAGTCGCTGCCCTCGGAGACGACCGAGGCCGCCAAGATCGACGGCGCCGGCAAGTGGCGCATGTTCCGCTCGATCACCTTCCCGCTCCTCATGGTGTCGACGGCGCCGCTCGCGATCGCGTCCTTCGCGTTCAACTTCAACAACTTCACGATCATCTACATGCTCACCAATGGCGGGCCTCGCTTCACCGACGCCTCCGTGCCGCTCGGCAGCACCGACCTGCTCATCTCGGCGATCTACCAGATCTCCGGCATCGCAGGCGGTAGAGCCGACTACGGTCTCGCGTCCGCGCTGTCGGTGGTCGTGTTCATCGTCGTCGGCATCGTCTCCGCGATCGCCTTCCGTCAGACCAAGAAGCTCGAGGAGATCCAGTGA